In Streptomyces sp. NBC_00414, a single window of DNA contains:
- a CDS encoding lysophospholipid acyltransferase family protein: MPSAPCTPGACVESVRAVAAVPRAGLRLISLLFVVATGVVLIPVAARVPAARRDRLIRAWCRTIVRTAGVRVRATGAAPPTGGLLLVANHISWLDIPLLAAVRPGRMLAKAEIRQWPVAGALTASSGALFIERDRLRALPETVGRIAESLRGGGAVVVFPEGSTWCGRAQGRFRRAAFQAALDADAAVQPVRLHYRHDGGAVSTAPAFVGSDSLLASVWRVVSARDLVAEVHVRPVLPPGSAPDRRALARAAETATTPSACAAHPASRAKPEASTHPVTGANTEALAHP; this comes from the coding sequence CTGCCCAGTGCCCCCTGCACTCCGGGGGCCTGCGTGGAGTCCGTGCGGGCGGTCGCCGCCGTACCGCGTGCCGGGCTGCGGCTGATCTCGCTGCTCTTCGTGGTCGCCACCGGGGTCGTACTGATCCCGGTCGCCGCGCGGGTTCCCGCGGCCCGGCGCGACCGGCTCATCAGGGCATGGTGCCGGACGATCGTGCGCACCGCGGGCGTCCGGGTACGTGCCACCGGCGCGGCCCCGCCCACCGGGGGCCTGCTGCTGGTGGCCAACCACATCTCCTGGCTCGACATCCCGCTGCTCGCCGCCGTCCGCCCCGGCAGGATGCTCGCCAAGGCGGAGATCCGGCAGTGGCCCGTGGCCGGGGCGCTCACCGCGAGCAGCGGCGCGCTGTTCATCGAACGCGACCGGCTGCGCGCGCTGCCGGAGACGGTCGGGCGGATCGCGGAATCCCTGCGCGGCGGCGGGGCGGTCGTGGTCTTCCCCGAGGGCAGCACCTGGTGCGGCCGGGCCCAGGGCCGTTTCCGCCGGGCCGCCTTCCAGGCCGCCCTCGACGCGGACGCGGCCGTCCAGCCGGTGCGTCTCCACTACCGGCACGACGGGGGCGCGGTCAGCACCGCACCCGCCTTCGTGGGCAGCGACTCGCTGCTCGCCTCGGTGTGGCGGGTCGTGTCGGCCCGCGACCTCGTGGCCGAGGTGCACGTCCGGCCGGTGCTCCCGCCGGGCTCCGCCCCCGACCGGCGGGCCCTCGCCCGGGCCGCCGAAACGGCCACCACCCCCTCCGCCTGTGCCGCGCACCCGGCAAGCCGGGCGAAGCCGGAGGCGTCCACTCATCCGGTCACCGGGGCCAACACGGAAGCGCTCGCACACCCCTGA
- a CDS encoding GNAT family N-acetyltransferase, translating to MTGVSTLDSPPLSTTPTRYTVTLARDESDVRAAQRLRHDVFAGEMGALLATEQPGLDVDAFDAYCDHLLVRDNTTGQVVGTYRLLPPERAAVAGRLYSESEFDLGPLAGIRSGLVEVGRSCVHPDHRDGAVIGLIWAGIARYMTDSGHEWLAGCCSIPLADGGALAAGTWDRVRDKHLAPEEYRVRPLLPWNSEGIARAGRAELPPLLRGYLRLGAWVCAEPAHDPDFGVADLYVLLSMRRVNPRYLRHFLSLVPA from the coding sequence ATGACCGGCGTTTCCACGCTCGACAGCCCCCCACTGTCGACCACACCCACCCGCTACACCGTCACCCTCGCCCGCGACGAGTCCGACGTCCGGGCCGCACAGCGACTGCGCCACGACGTCTTCGCCGGCGAGATGGGCGCCCTGCTGGCCACCGAGCAGCCCGGCCTCGACGTCGACGCCTTCGACGCGTACTGCGACCACCTGCTCGTCCGCGACAACACGACCGGCCAGGTCGTCGGCACCTACCGGCTGCTGCCTCCCGAGCGTGCCGCGGTCGCCGGACGGCTCTACTCGGAGAGCGAGTTCGACCTCGGGCCCCTCGCCGGGATCCGCTCCGGTCTCGTCGAGGTCGGCCGCTCCTGTGTCCACCCCGACCACCGCGACGGCGCGGTCATCGGCCTGATCTGGGCCGGCATCGCCCGCTACATGACCGACAGCGGCCACGAGTGGCTGGCGGGCTGCTGCTCCATCCCGCTCGCCGACGGCGGGGCCCTCGCCGCGGGCACCTGGGACCGGGTGCGGGACAAGCACCTGGCACCCGAGGAGTACCGCGTACGGCCGCTGCTGCCCTGGAACTCCGAGGGGATCGCCCGGGCAGGCCGCGCCGAGCTTCCCCCGCTCCTGCGCGGCTACCTGCGCCTGGGCGCCTGGGTCTGCGCGGAGCCGGCGCACGACCCGGACTTCGGCGTCGCCGACCTGTACGTGCTGCTGTCGATGCGCCGGGTCAACCCGCGCTATCTGCGGCACTTCCTCTCCCTCGTGCCCGCGTGA
- a CDS encoding succinate dehydrogenase/fumarate reductase iron-sulfur subunit gives MKLTLRVWRQPDADADGAMSTYEVDGISADMSFLEMLDTLNEDLILAGDDPVAFDHDCREGICGACSLVINGDAHGPERTTSCQLHMRSFADGDTIDVEPWRASAFPVVKDLVVDRSALDRIIQAGGYVSVPTGAAPEAHATPVPKPDADFAFEHAECIGCGACVAACPNGAAMLFTSAKVNHLNVLPQGAPERETRVLDMVAQMDEEGFGGCTLAGECATACPKGIPLFSITGMNKEWLRASRKAGKR, from the coding sequence ATGAAGCTGACCCTACGCGTCTGGCGGCAGCCCGACGCCGACGCCGACGGAGCGATGTCCACGTACGAAGTGGACGGCATCTCGGCCGACATGTCCTTCCTGGAGATGCTCGACACCCTCAACGAGGACCTCATCCTCGCCGGGGACGATCCGGTCGCCTTCGACCACGACTGCCGCGAGGGGATCTGCGGCGCCTGCTCGCTCGTCATCAACGGCGACGCGCACGGGCCCGAGCGCACCACCTCCTGCCAGCTGCACATGCGGTCCTTCGCCGACGGCGACACCATCGACGTCGAGCCCTGGCGGGCCTCCGCCTTCCCGGTCGTCAAGGACCTCGTCGTCGACCGGTCCGCGCTCGACCGGATCATCCAGGCCGGCGGGTACGTCAGCGTGCCGACCGGGGCCGCGCCGGAGGCGCATGCCACGCCGGTGCCCAAGCCGGACGCGGACTTCGCGTTCGAGCATGCCGAGTGCATCGGGTGCGGGGCGTGTGTGGCGGCCTGCCCCAACGGGGCGGCGATGCTGTTCACCTCGGCGAAGGTGAATCATCTCAATGTGCTGCCGCAGGGGGCTCCCGAGCGGGAGACGCGGGTGCTGGACATGGTCGCGCAGATGGACGAGGAGGGGTTCGGGGGGTGCACGCTCGCGGGGGAGTGTGCGACTGCTTGTCCCAAGGGGATTCCGTTGTTCTCCATCACCGGGATGAACAAGGAGTGGTTGCGGGCCAGCCGGAAGGCGGGCAAGCGGTAG